Within Campylobacteraceae bacterium, the genomic segment AGCCTAAAATTGTCGACAATAATATATATATTGTCGACAAAAGGAAATACTATGTCCCTTAAAATAAAGGACAATTTAAAAAACATGATAGTGGATTATATTTTTGAAGCCATACTTAATAATGAATTCAAAAGTAAAGATCAAATAAAAGAAACCCACCTAGCAAATAAGTTAAAAGTAAGTAGAGCCCCAATAAGAGAAGCTTTTTCACATTTGGTAAGTTTAGGAATTCTTGAGCAAATAGAAAAAAGAGGTGTATTTGTAAAAGAAATTAATAAACAAGATATTATTGATACCTATGAAGCAAAAGGAATAATAGAAGGTTTTTTAGCAACCTCTTTTATTACACATGCAACTAAAAAAGATTATGATTTATTAAATGCTTATGTAATAAAGATGAGTAAAAATACCAACAGTGAAAAAGATATTGCTGGTATTGGAACTCTTTTTCATAAACATTATTTAAAGTACGCTAAAAATCTTCTTTTATTAAATGAATTGGAAAAACTAAATAAAAAGTCTCATTTACTTTTTTCAAAAAATCTTTCAAAATTATATTCAAGAGAAGAAATAAAACAAAGACATCAATTAATTGCAGATGCTTTGATAAGCAAAAATACACAAAACATTGAAAATACAATAAAAGAACACTATTTCCATACAGGAAATAAGATTATTTTATTACGTTAAGGATAAAACATGAGTTCAAAATATATTTTACAAAGAAGTTTAAAAGCAGATCTTCCTGTTGCTGTAAAAGGTGATGGTATTTATCTCATTGATGAAAATGGGAAAAGATACTTAGATGGTTCCTCAGGTGCCGCCGTATCTTGTTTAGGACATAGCAATCAAAATATTAAAGATGCCATAATAAAACAGTTAGATGCTTTACCTTATGCACATACTTCTTTTATGACGTCTAAACCAGCAGAAGAATTAGCACAAATGCTTATCTCTAGAGCTCCTGATAATTTTGATAAGGTTTATTTTTTAACGGGAGGTTCTGAAGCAGTTGAAACGGCTTTAAAACTAGTAAGACAGTATCATCTTGAAAATAAGGAACCACAGCGTAAAAATATTATTGCGCGCTTACAAAGTTATCATGGAAATACGCTGGCCACTTTAGCAACAGGTGGAAATATAAAAAGAAAAGAAGCTTTTCTACCATATCTGCCTACATGTATGCACCATATTGACCCCGTTTATGCTTACAGACTTAAAAAAGACAATGAAAGTTTGAGCGAATATGGTTTGAGAGCTGCTAATTTATTAGAAGAAAAAATCTTAGAATTAGGAGCCCATACTGTATCCGCATTTATTTTTGAACCTTTAGTTGGTTCAACCCTAGGTGCTGTTGAAGCACCTCTGTCTTATTATAAAAGAGTAAGAGAAATCTGCGATAAATATGGAGTATTACTTGTATTTGATGAAATCATGTGTGGAACAGGAAGAACGGGATATTTATTTGCAAGTGAATATACCCATGTCAAACCAGATTTAATTACTATTGCTAAAGGAATTGGTGCTGGTTATCAGCCCTTAGCTGCTTGTTTAATTTCTAAAAAAATTTGTAAAGCTATTGAAGAAGGTTCTGGAGATTTTTCTCATGGACATACTTATATTGCACATGCAACAGCTTGTGCTGCAGGAATTGCTGTTTTAAAAGAATTTGAGAATGAAAATTTATTAGAAAATGTTCAAAAAATGGGGCATTATTTAAAAAGCACCTTAGAAAAAAGATTTTTTAATCACAAGCATGTAGGAGATATCAGAGGAAGAGGTTTATTTATTGGTTTAGAGCTTGTAAAAAACAGAAAAACAAAAGAATGTTTTGATCCCAAACATAAACTTTTTGCACATATAAAATCAACAGCAAAAAACTTAGGATTACTTTGTTATCCAATGGGTGGAACTAACTTTGGAAAAGAAGGTGACCACATTTTATTAGCACCTCCTTTTATAATTAATAAAGAACAAGTTTTAGAACTCGTTGATATTTTAGAAAAAGCAATTAATCAAAGTTTAGAAGAAAAAGGTTTAGTATGAATGCAGGAATAATGGTAGCACCTAATGGGGCAAGGTTATTACAAGATGAACATGAAGCTTTACCCTTAAAAGAAGAGCATATTGCAAATACGGCTTATGAATGTGAACAAGCAGGAGCGCAAGCAATACATTTACATGTAAGAGCCGATAATTTCAAACATATTTTAGATGTAAAAAAATATCAAGATACAACAAAAGCTATAAAAAAACTTTGTTCAAAAGATTTTATCATACAAGCTACTACAGAAGCAGTTGGAATGTATAAAGCAAATGAAATGATATCCTTAATAAAAGAGTTAAAACCACAGGCAACATCTGTTGCAATTAGAGAGCTTATTTTAAATGATACAAAAGAAGAACTGCATGCTGCAAAAGATTTTTATTCTTTTGCAAGAGAAGAAAATATTGGGGTTCAGCATATTTTATATTCGATTGAAGATGTCAAACGTTTTGCGAATCTTTTGGAGCGAGAAATCATTCAAGGAAATAAACACAGTATTTTATTTGTCTTGGGACGTTATGCAAAAGATCAGCGCTGTGATGCTAAAGATTTAATTCCGTATTTACAAAGTTTAAAAGACTTGTCTTTAGAAAAAGATGTACATTGGATGTTATGTGCTTTTGGAGAAATGGAAATTCCTTCTTTATCAGCAGCTGCTGTTTTAGGAGGGCATAATAGAATTGGTTTCGAAAACTCAAGAAAACTTCCTAATGGAGATATAGCCTTAAGTAATCAAAAACAAGTAGAATATTTAAGAAATCAATTAAAAGCCTTAAATATTAAAAAAGTGTCAACACAAAATATGAGAGAAATATTAGGAATATTTAAATAAATTCCTAATTTATTCTACTTCAAACATATAACCTCGATTAGAAGAAGCAAGAATGTAGGTTTTTTCGAATTTTTTTCTTAATCTTTTAATCAGTGTTCTAATAGCATCCAAAGAAGCATAGTTTCCTTCCCAAACATAGTTTTGTATGTTCTCATAAGAAACAATTTCATTTTTATTTCTTAAAAATAAATTCATTAATAAATTCTCTTTTTGTGTCAATTGGCTTTTTTTATTTTCAATACTAATACAACTCTCTGAAAAAGAAAAATAACAATTTTTATCAAAAGCTACTGTTTTTTTAGTAATATTACACAGTTTATCTACTTTAATTTCTAGTTCATCGATAAAAAAAGGTTTTTTTAAATAATCATTACAACCAAAATCATAGGATTCTTTAATAATATCTAATTCTACGGTTGCTGAAATAATAATAACAGGAACATCATCATAATATTCTCTTATTTTTTTAAGAATTTTAATACCATTAACATTAGGAACATTAATATCTAAAATAAAACAAGAATATCCATTTGTGATATTAGAATAGGCTTCTTTTCCATCAATAAAAGAGTCTACTTGATAACCTTTTAATTCAAATTTTAGAATAATGGTTTCATTTAATGTTTTGTTATCTTCTAATAATAGTATTTTCATGTTATTTCTCTTTACTTTTAGGAATTTTTATGGTGAAAATTGCATTGTTTTTGTCATTATGCGCAGTAATTTTCCCATGCATTTTATCTTCTATAATTATTTTTGCCATGTATAAACCAAAACCTGTACCATTTACATTGGTAGTAAAAAAAGGCTCAAAAAGCTGTTCTTTTATCTCTTCATTAATAGCCCCCGCATTGTCTTTTATTTCTATTAAATTATAATCATTACAAAAAGAAAGACGAATATTTATTTTTCCTTTAAAATCTGAGCTTTCATTGACTTTAACTATTTTGTTTTTAGCATTGTTAATAATATTCAATAACACTTGTTTCATTTCATTTTCATAACCATAAATAAACATTTCATCTTTCACTTCTTCAAAATCAAAAATGACTTGAATATTAAAATAAAAAATCTGTTTTCCTACAATATCAAAAATATCACGTATGGCTTTTTTGATACCAAAACTTTTTTTTAGTGTAGAAGGTTTTAAAAAGTTTCTAAAATCACTTAAGGTTTCTGACATATATTGTATTTGAATCATAGAGTCATTAACAAAATCAGACATTTTGTCTTTATTGATTTTATCCATGTTGTAATACAACTGCATTCTTTGAATTTGTGCAGAGAGTTCTACTAAAGGTTCATTCCATTGATGAGCAATAGAAGCAATCATTTCTCCCATTTCAGCAAACTTGCTTTGTTGAATTAAAAACTCTTTTTCTTTTATTCTTTCTGTAATATCATTCATCACACAGACAATACCAGCCACTTCTCCATTAGGATGCAAAGAGACTGCTTTGTTTAAAATAAAATATAAAATTTCACCTTTATTGCTTATAAAATAGACTTCATCTTCATAAGGTTTTAAGGTACTCATAATATTTTTATCAATTATTTTATGTCTGTCAGTTACTGTTTTAGGGAAAAAGTCATAGGCAGAGTTACCTATGATTTTTTGTTTACTCGTGCCAAGAAGTTTAGCAAAAGAGGTATTACAACGAATAAACATTCCTTGCATATCTTTATAATAAACAGGATTGGGAAGGGTATCTAATAAAACATCCTCAAAGGTTAAGTTGCCTCGTAAAGATTTTTTCTTTTTTGTTTTCATTACATACCTTTTTAACATTTTAGAATTATATCAAAGAGTATTTAATAATACTATTAGTTTACTCTTTTTAATAAAACAGCCGTTCCTAAGCCTCCACCTATACATAAAGAAGCAATGCCATATTCACTTTTTCTTTTTAACATTTCATGTACCAATGAAACAATAATTCTATTTCCACTTGCACCTACTGGGTGACCTAATGCAATACCAGAACCATTTACATTGATTTTTTCATTGATATCTTTCTCACTTAAGTGACATGTTTCTTTTAACATTTCAAAAACTCCCAAACTTTGAGCAGCAAAAGCTTCATTAATTTCCATAATATCAATATCCTCAAAGGTCATTTTCGTTTTTTCAAGCAAAGCTTTAATAGCATAAGCAGGGCTTAAACCCATCACATTAGGATCGATTCCAACTTGAGTATGAGCAATAATTTCAACTAATGGTTTTAAATTTAATTCTTTAACTGCTTTTTCAGAAGCAAGAAGAGTAAAACTAGCACCATCATTTATTCCAGAAGCATTACCAGCAGTTACACTTCCACCTTTTTTAAAAGCAGGTCTTAAACTTGATAATTTTTCCAAAGAGGTTCTTCTATTTATATATTCATCTTTTGAAAAAATAGTATCCCCTTTTCTGTTTTTTATAACAATAGGCGTAATTTCATCTTTAAATTTATTCTCATCATCAGCTTTTATC encodes:
- a CDS encoding response regulator transcription factor, encoding MKILLLEDNKTLNETIILKFELKGYQVDSFIDGKEAYSNITNGYSCFILDINVPNVNGIKILKKIREYYDDVPVIIISATVELDIIKESYDFGCNDYLKKPFFIDELEIKVDKLCNITKKTVAFDKNCYFSFSESCISIENKKSQLTQKENLLMNLFLRNKNEIVSYENIQNYVWEGNYASLDAIRTLIKRLRKKFEKTYILASSNRGYMFEVE
- a CDS encoding PAS domain-containing sensor histidine kinase: MKTKKKKSLRGNLTFEDVLLDTLPNPVYYKDMQGMFIRCNTSFAKLLGTSKQKIIGNSAYDFFPKTVTDRHKIIDKNIMSTLKPYEDEVYFISNKGEILYFILNKAVSLHPNGEVAGIVCVMNDITERIKEKEFLIQQSKFAEMGEMIASIAHQWNEPLVELSAQIQRMQLYYNMDKINKDKMSDFVNDSMIQIQYMSETLSDFRNFLKPSTLKKSFGIKKAIRDIFDIVGKQIFYFNIQVIFDFEEVKDEMFIYGYENEMKQVLLNIINNAKNKIVKVNESSDFKGKINIRLSFCNDYNLIEIKDNAGAINEEIKEQLFEPFFTTNVNGTGFGLYMAKIIIEDKMHGKITAHNDKNNAIFTIKIPKSKEK
- a CDS encoding GntR family transcriptional regulator — encoded protein: MSLKIKDNLKNMIVDYIFEAILNNEFKSKDQIKETHLANKLKVSRAPIREAFSHLVSLGILEQIEKRGVFVKEINKQDIIDTYEAKGIIEGFLATSFITHATKKDYDLLNAYVIKMSKNTNSEKDIAGIGTLFHKHYLKYAKNLLLLNELEKLNKKSHLLFSKNLSKLYSREEIKQRHQLIADALISKNTQNIENTIKEHYFHTGNKIILLR
- a CDS encoding acetyl-CoA C-acetyltransferase translates to MKVYIVEAKRSAIGSYLGSLKDLDPGHLAGEVIKDLVKDFDKNRVDEVIVGNILSAGHSQGIGRQASIYGGLSESTVAYSLNMLCGSGMKALMTGVSEIKAGEKDVIIAGGVESMSSAPYLLPGKGRSGLGLGNVTMVDSMVNDALMDAFGGYHMGITAENIADKYSISREKQDEYAINSQKKAIKADDENKFKDEITPIVIKNRKGDTIFSKDEYINRRTSLEKLSSLRPAFKKGGSVTAGNASGINDGASFTLLASEKAVKELNLKPLVEIIAHTQVGIDPNVMGLSPAYAIKALLEKTKMTFEDIDIMEINEAFAAQSLGVFEMLKETCHLSEKDINEKINVNGSGIALGHPVGASGNRIIVSLVHEMLKRKSEYGIASLCIGGGLGTAVLLKRVN
- a CDS encoding aspartate aminotransferase family protein, translated to MSSKYILQRSLKADLPVAVKGDGIYLIDENGKRYLDGSSGAAVSCLGHSNQNIKDAIIKQLDALPYAHTSFMTSKPAEELAQMLISRAPDNFDKVYFLTGGSEAVETALKLVRQYHLENKEPQRKNIIARLQSYHGNTLATLATGGNIKRKEAFLPYLPTCMHHIDPVYAYRLKKDNESLSEYGLRAANLLEEKILELGAHTVSAFIFEPLVGSTLGAVEAPLSYYKRVREICDKYGVLLVFDEIMCGTGRTGYLFASEYTHVKPDLITIAKGIGAGYQPLAACLISKKICKAIEEGSGDFSHGHTYIAHATACAAGIAVLKEFENENLLENVQKMGHYLKSTLEKRFFNHKHVGDIRGRGLFIGLELVKNRKTKECFDPKHKLFAHIKSTAKNLGLLCYPMGGTNFGKEGDHILLAPPFIINKEQVLELVDILEKAINQSLEEKGLV
- a CDS encoding 3-keto-5-aminohexanoate cleavage protein, with the translated sequence MNAGIMVAPNGARLLQDEHEALPLKEEHIANTAYECEQAGAQAIHLHVRADNFKHILDVKKYQDTTKAIKKLCSKDFIIQATTEAVGMYKANEMISLIKELKPQATSVAIRELILNDTKEELHAAKDFYSFAREENIGVQHILYSIEDVKRFANLLEREIIQGNKHSILFVLGRYAKDQRCDAKDLIPYLQSLKDLSLEKDVHWMLCAFGEMEIPSLSAAAVLGGHNRIGFENSRKLPNGDIALSNQKQVEYLRNQLKALNIKKVSTQNMREILGIFK